CTACTAAGACGGCGGCGAGCGTTTCTAAACAACCCGGCATTGCGATCCAAAGACCGAACGATGATCTGGAATCGCGATATCCTGATCACAGGCGAGCAGACTAAGGGAGCAGGATCATGAGCCTTCACGCCTTGGGACGATTGGGCATCTTCGCCCTGTGCGCGCTGGTTAGCAGCGGAGTCAGCGCCGACCCGCAGCTTGAGGCGCGGGTTGCCAAGCTTGAGCGCATGGTCAGCGACCAGCGACAGTCTGATCTGCTGCTACAGATTCAGCAGCTCCAGAAGGAAGTCCAGGACCTGCGCGGCATGGTCGAAAAGCAGCAGTTTCTGCTCCGCCAGCAAGAGCGCGGAAAAGAGCAGCTGCAAGGTCCCGGGTCGGGCCAAATCCCCGACAGCAATAACGCTCTCCTGGAGCGCGCAGTACCCGGGCAGCGGCTGTCACCCTCTCCCTCAGGCCTGCCACCGGCACCCGGTTTGCCAGCCCGGCCGTCCCTGTCGGATGGGCCGACTGGATTATCGGACCCGATGAACCAGCTCGGGCTGGGGGCAACTCCAGGCGCCGGCACGCAACTGCAATTGACACCCGAGGACACCGTGCTGCCGGCGCTCCCCGCGCCGGAAACCCAGAATGCCGGCGAGCGCGACGCGTATCGCCAAGCCTTTGAGCATCTCAAGGAACGCAACTAC
Above is a genomic segment from Thiorhodovibrio litoralis containing:
- the ybgF gene encoding tol-pal system protein YbgF, with translation MSLHALGRLGIFALCALVSSGVSADPQLEARVAKLERMVSDQRQSDLLLQIQQLQKEVQDLRGMVEKQQFLLRQQERGKEQLQGPGSGQIPDSNNALLERAVPGQRLSPSPSGLPPAPGLPARPSLSDGPTGLSDPMNQLGLGATPGAGTQLQLTPEDTVLPALPAPETQNAGERDAYRQAFEHLKERNYEAARVAFEGLLTQYPRGDFADNSLYWLGEISYQDKDYPEARASFEQLIQDYPSSPKVPGAMLKLGYLDSDLGNIEQARIMLQAVVRRFPDTAEGRLAAKRLSEITQLGAPGVSGR